In the Lepidochelys kempii isolate rLepKem1 chromosome 3, rLepKem1.hap2, whole genome shotgun sequence genome, one interval contains:
- the CNIH4 gene encoding protein cornichon homolog 4 isoform X2 has protein sequence MLISLHWFIFLLNLPVATWNIYRFIMVPSGNMGVFDPTEIHNRGQLKSHMKEAMIKLGFHLLCFFMYLYSMILALIND, from the exons ATGCTTATTTCATTGCACTGGTTCATCTTCCTCCTTAATTTACCGGTAGCAACCTGGAATATATATAG GTTCATTATGGTGCCAAGTGGGAACATGGGGGTGTTTGACCCCACAGAGATCCATAATCGGGGACAATTGAAATCGCACATGAAGGAAGCCATGATTAAGCTAGGCTTTCACCTGCTTTGTTTCTTCATGTACCTTTACAG TATGATCTTGGCTTTGATAAATGACTGA
- the CNIH4 gene encoding protein cornichon homolog 4 isoform X1 yields MESVVFVFSLIDCCALIFLSVYFIITLSDLECDYINARSCCSKLNKWVLPELIGHTIVTVLMLISLHWFIFLLNLPVATWNIYRFIMVPSGNMGVFDPTEIHNRGQLKSHMKEAMIKLGFHLLCFFMYLYSMILALIND; encoded by the exons atgGAGTCCGTCGTATTCGTCTTCTCGCTTATTGATTGCTGCGCTCTGATCTTCCTCTCCGTGTATTTC ATAATAACACTATCAGATTTGGAATGTGACTATATTAATGCAAGATCTTGCTGTTCAAAACTAAATAAA TGGGTCCTCCCAGAATTGATTGGCCATACTATTGTCACTGTATTAATGCTTATTTCATTGCACTGGTTCATCTTCCTCCTTAATTTACCGGTAGCAACCTGGAATATATATAG GTTCATTATGGTGCCAAGTGGGAACATGGGGGTGTTTGACCCCACAGAGATCCATAATCGGGGACAATTGAAATCGCACATGAAGGAAGCCATGATTAAGCTAGGCTTTCACCTGCTTTGTTTCTTCATGTACCTTTACAG TATGATCTTGGCTTTGATAAATGACTGA